The stretch of DNA ATTTTGGGCGGGGTAGAGTTCTTTATGGATATCAGTGAGTTGGCTGCTCAGGAACGGCTCATCACCCGATTGCGCCGGGAACTGAGCCAGGAGGACGGGTTTCAAGGGATCATCGGCAAGTCTGCCGTCATGCTTCAGCTTTTCTCCCTGATCGAAAGCGTCGCGTCAAACGATGCTTCGGTAATCATTTATGGTGAGAGCGGCACCGGCAAGGAGATGGTGGCCCGGGCTATTCATAACTTAAGTCCTCATCGGCAGGGACCTTATATCAGGGTGAATTGCAAGGCCTTGCAGGAATCGCTGCTCGAGACTGAGCTCTTTGGACCCGGTCACGGTGCTTCCAATGCGGCGGAACCTGCCCGCCTCGGCCATTTCGAAGCGGCCAATGGGGGCGACATTTTCTTAGATGAGGTGGCGGACCTGTCCCTCAATATCCAGGCCAGGCTGCTACGGGTTTTATGTGAGAAAGTCATCGAAAGAGAGGGCAGCCAGAAGCCCATCGTGGTGGACGTGCGGGTGATCGCCGCAACTAATCGGGATCTTCAGGGTCTCGTGGCGGAGGGCCGGTTCCGGGAAGACCTGTTTTATCGCCTCAACGTCATCCCCATTCACCTGCCGCCCTTGCGGGAGCGCCGAGAAGATATCCCCCTGCTGGCAGAGGCCTTCATCGAGCGCACCCGGCTCAAGACCCGCAAACCCGTGGGTGGCCTCAGCAAAGAGGCCCTGGAATTGCTGCTGAAGTATGATTGGCCAGGCAATGTTCGAGAGCTGATCAACGCCATGGAGTATGCCTTTATGTTGTGCCCGGAAGGGTATATTTTGCCGGAACATCTGCCGATCCACCTCAGCCAGAAAGGCGCGGCCCGGTTAAAAACCTCCAAAGCTCAGGATGGCAGCCCGTCCCGGGATAAGGAGGCGCTGCTGAGAGCTTTGAAAGGAGCCGGAGGCAAGGTGAGCGAGGCCGCCAGGATTTTAGGGGTAAGCCGCGTTACCTTGTGGAAGTGGCTAAAATATCATAAAATTAACGCCAAAGATGTGCTTTGATTCCCTTGCCTGGGCGAGAGCTACACGGCCCGTGGGAACTCTATAAGGTTTTGCCAAAAGTTTTTTCCTCTAATTCTCCTCTCCCCTTGTGGGAGAGGGTAGGGTGAGGGGTTAATAAGAAAAAACTTTTGGCAATGAGTATAAGGAGTGCAGATCATGAGTGCGCGCAGCGTGGCTCTCCTGTTATGTGTCGGCCTTCTCCTGGGTGGTTGCGGGAATGACGAGCCGGCCAAGACCATTGATTTATCCAAACGGGGGGAGGTCACGGTAGACCGTCCTGATCATGCCATCACCTATGCTTATCTGCCCCAATACGCTCATACGGTCTCCTATGCCCGGCACCATCTGGTAATAGAATATTTGAGCCGCGTCACCGGACTGACCATCCGCCAGGTTTTTCCCGATACCTTTGATGAACACATGCACATGGTGGGCCGGGGGCTGATCGATCTCACTTTTAGCAATCCTTTCATTTACACCAAGATCGCTGACCGCTACGGGGCTCGGGCCTTCGCCCGGATCGTCGAACCCCAGGGTCAAGAAAACTTTCGCGGCCAGATTATTTGCCGCGCCGATAACCACAATCTCAAAACCCTGGCTGATTTGAAAGGCAAACGCCTGATTGCCG from Desulfobaccales bacterium encodes:
- a CDS encoding sigma 54-interacting transcriptional regulator, with the translated sequence MFQGDLGKLWEKVSATMMEGVVVVDPKGIIQTVNRAMEEITGYTHNELIGQSCAMIRCNACFSADQANARKQCELFQNGVVAPSKCVLANKDGTLRHVMKTATLILDDDAQILGGVEFFMDISELAAQERLITRLRRELSQEDGFQGIIGKSAVMLQLFSLIESVASNDASVIIYGESGTGKEMVARAIHNLSPHRQGPYIRVNCKALQESLLETELFGPGHGASNAAEPARLGHFEAANGGDIFLDEVADLSLNIQARLLRVLCEKVIEREGSQKPIVVDVRVIAATNRDLQGLVAEGRFREDLFYRLNVIPIHLPPLRERREDIPLLAEAFIERTRLKTRKPVGGLSKEALELLLKYDWPGNVRELINAMEYAFMLCPEGYILPEHLPIHLSQKGAARLKTSKAQDGSPSRDKEALLRALKGAGGKVSEAARILGVSRVTLWKWLKYHKINAKDVL
- a CDS encoding phosphate/phosphite/phosphonate ABC transporter substrate-binding protein, yielding MSARSVALLLCVGLLLGGCGNDEPAKTIDLSKRGEVTVDRPDHAITYAYLPQYAHTVSYARHHLVIEYLSRVTGLTIRQVFPDTFDEHMHMVGRGLIDLTFSNPFIYTKIADRYGARAFARIVEPQGQENFRGQIICRADNHNLKTLADLKGKRLIAVDPTSAGGYLYPWGMILENGLRKEDFTEITFAPGPGGKQEKVVMAVYSGKYDVGLIREGTLNILKNKIDLTKIRVLAYSPWYPGWVYAARRGLDPALVEKIKQALLALNMNNPADRAILEKGGFIKVVPAQDADFNGVRRLAHIVESGGRR